GGGAGCAAGGAGCGGAGAGTATGTTTGATTGGCTTGATTGGTTGCTTGTTGGAGCGCAGCCCAAATCCCGATTCATCGGGGTTGCCCTTTGAGCTTTGAGCTTTCATCTTTCAGCCGGATGCTGGATGCTGGATGCTGGATAAAATTAAGATGGGCTAAAGAGAGATAATATGGAAAAGGTTAAAGCCCTGGTACTTACCGGATACGGACTCAACTGCGATCATGAGACCGCCTACGCCCTCGAACTCGCCGGCGCTTCTGCCGGCCGCGTCCACATCAATTCCCTGATAAACGGAGCCGTAAGCCTGATGGATTTTAAGATCATGGTTTTCGGAGGCGGCTTCAGCTGGGGGGACGATCACGGCGCCGGTGTGATTCAGGCGGTGCGGATGAAAACCCACCTTGGGGATCAGATTTTAAAATTTATTGAAGCCGGAAACCTTGTTTTAGGAATCTGCAACGGATTTCAGACCCTGGTCAACCTGGGGCTTTTGCCGGCCTTTGACCATGACTACACCCGCAGGTCCGTGGCCCTGACGTTTAATGACTGCGGCAATTTTAGAGACGACTGGGTTGCCTTGACGGTCAATCCGGCATCTCCCTGTATCTTCACAGTCGGCATCGATCGCATGGAGCTTCCCATCCGACACGGTGAAGGCAAATTTTACGCCGGCGAAAGTGCTGTTCGGCAATTGA
This DNA window, taken from Candidatus Desulfatibia profunda, encodes the following:
- a CDS encoding phosphoribosylformylglycinamidine synthase subunit PurQ, which produces MEKVKALVLTGYGLNCDHETAYALELAGASAGRVHINSLINGAVSLMDFKIMVFGGGFSWGDDHGAGVIQAVRMKTHLGDQILKFIEAGNLVLGICNGFQTLVNLGLLPAFDHDYTRRSVALTFNDCGNFRDDWVALTVNPASPCIFTVGIDRMELPIRHGEGKFYAGESAVRQLSDHNQVVMQYAGPGGRPAGGEFPYNPNGSINDIAGICDPTGRVFGLMPHPEAFNHWTNHPRWTRHKETLKRRGLATDTGPTIGIRLFQNAVDYIRNNK